From the Telopea speciosissima isolate NSW1024214 ecotype Mountain lineage chromosome 9, Tspe_v1, whole genome shotgun sequence genome, the window TTAGTAACAATTAATCCCTTAATTAAATTCGGACTTGTAAATTAACAATCTATTGACGGTCATTTTTACCCACTCTCCGAATAGATTCAGCAAAAACCTAAAACACCAAAGACGTAGCCCTTTCTATCCATTTTAAAACCCTTTTTGAATCACCCCTTTCTAATACTCCAGTGAaaagttatcatcaaaatactAACCGGATGTCAATCTGCtaaaatttttggtttttatttaaaaagagTACTCTCCCGATTTGTCTTCAAGCAATCCCGTAGGGCTAATTGCATCAGATTTCAAATTTACATTCTTATTTTCATTGTCATAGTCTTTTGAGTTGTTGTTCGTAAGGTGTTTGTAAAAAAGTCTAAAAAGAAGTAGGTACTCATAGTTGGGGGTTATGAGTGATTTGGGTAGTTGCCCCTTATCTTTGTACGATCAAGGACCGAAGCCATAATTGTTGTTGCAGTGATGGAGAGTATTGTGCAAATACAAAACCCAATATGAGTATTACACCGTGGATATAGGTTTATTGTCGAACCACGTATATTTGTGTGTTGTGGATTGAGTGCTTGTGATATTTGATAAGTTGTAGTGTGTACAGAGTGCATGCGTTATTCCAGGTAGGCCTAACCAATCTTGGTGGTTAGTGGGAGAATACACAAACTGCTTATTAACCAAACTTCATGCAGTTGCAAGACATACTCTAAATCCAACAGCACTTCCCCCATTGTGGGTCGATTCTCACCCTTCTCGGCAAGACATTTCTTTATGATCTTCCCAAATTTCTTCAATGATTTTGGAGAGTAATTCCCTTCAAGCCGTCGGTCCACAATGGTTTCAAGTGATCTCCATCTTCGGCACTGGAGTGCAAAATTTATAGGATTGTACTAAAAAATTTCTCCATCTTCAACCTGTCGACCGAGAACAATCTCAAACAGTACTACACCAAAAGAGTAGACATCTGACCCTTTAGACAACTGCCCCCTACAAATGTATTCTGGAGCCATGTATTCAAAGGTTCCTGttataatagaaataaaaatggTATCATCTAATGTTAATGATAATCCAAAATCAGATATTTTTGCTACAAAGTTCTCATCCAATAGTATGTTGGATGGCTTAACATCCCTATGGATTATACCATACTCTGACCCTGTGTGGAGGTAATGGAGCCCTCGTGCAACACCTATGCAAATCTCTAGTCTCTGCTTCCATGTTAATGGTGGGAGGTCACTCCTAAAAAGATGATTCCTGAGATTCCCATTTGCCATATACTCATATACCAAAATCATCTCATTCTTTTCCTCACAGAACCCAATCATGGAAACCACATCTCTATGCTTGAGCTTCGATAGCATCCCAACCTCTATCACAAATTCTGCTGGGCCTCGTATAGATTGCGGTTTGGCACGCTTGAATGCTGCCAGAGTCCCGTCATCCATTACACCCTTGTAAACTCTGCCAAAGCCACCAACTCCGATCACCAATGATTCATCAAAATTCTTTGTTGCAGCACGGATCTCTGCTATTCTGAACCGCTTATCGACTCTATCAGTAACTGTAGAGTCATTTGGATTCAAATATCCTCCGGTGAATTTAGATATTCCAGCTCGAATCTCTACTGTTGTGAAGCACTTATTACCGACTATATCACTAGCTATGAAGCCATTTAGATCCAGACATCCTTCGAGGACTTTAGATACTCTAGCAACCGTGTTGCTAATTCCAATGGTTCCATGAAGTTGTGGGCGCCAACCAAGAGGATTGTCTTTTATAGGACATGTGTTCTTTCTCTTGCTGCGTAGAGACGCAAGACTAGAGATAGAGGTTTGACCTGTTTTCAATTTTCGCAATGTACTTTTCCACTCTTCTTTGTTACTTATATCCAATAGGTAAGACCCCAACACCTCTAGAATTGAAGGCAACCCTCCCGAATAGAGTACCATATCATGTGAAAGTTTCACATACTCTAAAGGAGGTTCATCCATTGAGAAGGCATGCAAGCTAAATAGTTGAAGAGATTCCGCACAGTTTAGAACTTGAGGCCAATAGATTTTATCTTTATCAACTTTAGCCACATTCAAGATATGTTCATCTCTGGTTATTATTATGACTCTACTTCCTGCACCAAACCAACTGTGCTTATTGGCCAAAGCATCTACCTGTTCCTTACTATccacatcatcaagaacaagaagaacatTTTCTTTGCAAAGCATGCGTTTAATCAATTTTTTCCCTCTATGATAATGATTTATGTCAAAGTCTACTTTGAAGATATCTTTAAGAAGTCGCTTCTGCAAAGACGCAAGACCCGTGCAATGCATTGCTTGTTTGTTGACATCTGAAATAAAACTATGCCTATTGAAGGTTGAAAGGATGCGATTATAGGCAGCCTCAACAATTTTTGTCTTCCCGATGCCACTAGGACCACAAATTCCTACGAATTGAACATCACTGGAACCAATATTTAATAAAGATAATAGATTTTTTACACAAGAATCTATACCAATAGGATATTTGCATTCATCCAAGTGTGTGCTACTGACTAGTTCATCCAAAATCCTTTTGACAACTAATTCAATTATCTTTGCCTGATCCCTGCcatcatttcacataaaaaagaaaatcataacTAATGAGAtgaaaatatctaaaataaaaaaaaacataaaaagttTAAGTTCTTATAGAATGAAAAACAATAAGAAATAAACACTAGCGAGAATTTGCtatgaataaaaattaaaaatattcaTTGTTACCCACCAAGTAGGGGTGTGGCGGCTTAAACACAATATTTAATGCACAGTGCAGATGGAAATGtttgtgtgttggttgtcattgttgtcaacatagTGCATCTTGGTGCAGTTCAGTTAGTAAAGCAGCAGTTCAAGGAAGTTACAATGATCACTACAACGCATGCAACCTTCTGGTTGAGTTGGCGGACTTATGGCAATGCAAACAGTGACTAGATAGTTTCCCAGCATCCCCAGTAGTTCTTAAACAGTTCACAGTGATAGTGATAGTATTACATGGGTTTGGCAGTGCATATAGAGAGTGATTGTGAGTCAactaggggcatttctgtcattTGCAAGCATCCCTAGTAGTTCTTAGACATGTCGCAGTGGTACTGATAGTGTTACATGGGTTTGGCAGTATATACAGAGGTTTGACAGTGTATACATGGATAGTGTTATAggggcatttttatatttttacagGGTACAAATGGCTTAGATGGATTAGAGTCAGCATATAGGGTTTATTTGGTGTGTCGATCACAAAGGTCTGTTGAATATTGACACAGCTCACAGGGGTATTTTAGACATTTGATAGTGATGTGGCATTATTTTaaggtttttgtcaaatgcccccttCAAAATACTCATTTGTCTAAATGCACCCTTACAACTTTACAATTTACATGtaccccctactttcaaaacattgcaACATTTTAGTTCAGTCCGTTAGTCTGGGACGTTAGACGTTAATTTCAAGGAacctaatgaccaaaatgcccttgtgataaaaacccaccaaaattaaagagtaaagtggcCAAATTGCCcacatcttccccaaatcgtgtagggtttgaaactgaaaatcaaaccctaaaacatttggggaagatgaaccctaaaatcaatggAGTATTAACAAAGGGCATTAAACAGGCTCATAAATTTGATCTACAGCCGAAAGAAATTGGAGCTGAAGCAAGGATTTACTACTTTTTGTCCCTCAACCCAAAAGAGATGCTTGGCCGTGGACTAAACTCCTTTTACTTCTTGAACTTAATACAATTGTACAGGACGAAACAAAATTTCTGTTAACCGAGTATAGTTCCATAATTTTTTGGTTGACCAACTTTGCTAATTggttttataatatatttttttcttttctgcataAAAAAAAGCAGAGCTGCAAATTCATTCGGGGAAAGAGAGGGCGAGAAACAAGCAATAAAAGCGCTGCAAATGAAACCCAACTACTTTAATTATCCTTCTTTGTCCGTTCTTCTTCTATTGTCTATAGTGTTTTTCTTCTCCTCGTGTTGTGACTTAGGGTCTTACAGTGACGATAATCTGTGATCAAAATGGAGGAGGAGATCATCGTGGGTGGAATTCGTGAAGTTAAGGGGTTTCAGAACAGTTTGGAGATCGATGAACTCAGCCGTTTCACTATGGATGACCACAACAAGAGAGAAGTATTTTCATTTTCGCTGAAAAATCTTTCCATGCCCtctcattcttttgtttttttggatgaatccTTCTCATTCTTTATTCATTTGCATTTTCTGGGTTGTTATGAACTCTGTTCTTGATTTCTGGGTTTGTTTACTCATGGAGAAAATCCTCATCTTTCTAGCCCTAATTCAGTCTGTTCCTTTTTCATTTGattcttctcttgtttttggATTAAATTTGCATAAAATTTCTTCTAAATAAAATATCGTCTTTGTTAATTTCTTTAAATACTccattgattttagggttcatcttctccaaatggtttagggtttgattttcagtttcaaaccctaagcgatttggggaagataagggcaatttgatcactttactctttaattttgtttgttataagggcattttggtcattagattccctgaaaccaATATCTAACGTCCCAGACTAATGGACTGGACTAAAGTGTTACAATATTTTGAAAGTAAGGGGTAAGTGTAAATTGTAAAGTTGTAAGggtgcatttggacaaataggCGGAgccatttgacaaaaaccctttttcttaTTGCATGGTTTCTCAATGTTAGGCAGACTTGGACAGCCTCAGGTTAAAGCTAGATGCCTCCAGAATAATGGTTTCATAGGATCTCGCACTGGCAAGGGGTGGTTGGTATTTTCTGAGAGGTAAGTGGCAGAACTGAGCAAAGTATTCTGTAGGAGAAATGTAGTTCATTGAGTCGCCTTTCCAATGCAAATGGAAGTGCATCGTTTCGATGTCGGATGGAGGAGATACTGTAGTTTCCATATAGTCGAGTAGATTAGAAGCCTCTCTAAGGAGAGAGGAAGTGAGGTGGGCCCCACACTGCCACGTGGCATAGAAAAGAGGATGATCCGCACCGCCATGAGGGCAACACAACAAGGCAACAAGCTTGCTAGGTTGGTCAAGTGTTGGGGCCTCGTCCCTAGCAAGTGCATTCTGGCCTGCACCATGGTGCAGCCATGGCTGCAAGTAGTGTGGGCGTGGCCACAACATGTCCTGGTCTGTGCACGCAGTATTCCATGACCCCTTGGTCCTTGGCACATGGCTTGGCTGAGGCCTTTCGTCGAACAGATAGAGCATGAACTTTAAAGTCAGGGACTTGATTACAATTTGAGAAAAGTTGAAGTTCTACGACTGAGATTGGTTGACCATTGAACATGTTCGTAAGATTCCATTTCTCGTATTATAATTGGTATGCATAGAGATCCTGTCGTGCACGACTTACACACTTCTAGAGCCCTATGAAGTACCTTAACTCGGTGTTATGCCTGTGCACTCAAACGAGCCTCGGGATGCTGTTACATTCAACCTCATTCGCGCAAGACATTATGTCAAAAGATCAATCCAGATCCATGGGCGGAGAGATTTCCTACCCTCACTGACACATCTGACGATGCGTAGGCCACCGTACGATAAGACCAATGGCAAGACAAAATGCCATCTGCCATGTCAGGGTCATTACGCCTCGACCATCACGAGGTCCTAACTTGATGTGACGCCCGTGTTGTTAcgtgtttgatttgatttctccTATCGCATTGTTGGTTTGTTGACCAAACCCCAGATTCAGTTAGATTGACCATCTAACACCGGTCGGATGGGATATTAAATGCCACGTCCCCTGATACTCATCTAACAGCTCCCATTAATCTATGATATGTGCACCCTTGTAGTCCGCAGGTAATGATGCTACATGCGTACTAGTACATCTGTACCGGTACATCTGCGGTATAGATTCCCTTTTGAGCTTTCTGGTTGGTCCAACTTCAAATGGGCATATCTCCCTCATCCTAGCTCGGATTTGGGTGTTCCAACATGCAAAAATCTCAGTGAAGAGAGCACTACACACTAGGAATACAAGAACACACTAGATGCAGCCAATGTGgtgaaaaaaaatggaaaaataccttTTCCACTTCTTTATGAGCATTGAGCCCATCCCCATTTGTCCCTGTGCATATGTACAACTTCATTGAAGTTGCTGGAACTGTGGGAGAAGCCTGAATTGTTGTTTTTATAAGGTACATTGCataataagagaagaaaaggataggggaagaagaaggaaaaaagaggacaaaaaaaaaaaaaaaaaaagcaagaaggaagaaaagaagggagaaaggaagaaggagaaagaaagacaaaatgaaAGGcgaagaaaaagggagaaagaaaagaaaggagaaggaagaaaaaagaaagaaaagaaggtggTGTGTGCACTAAAGGTGTTTGTGAAAACACTAAGgcaacaaaagagagagaagggaacaagaagaagaaggattccATTGACGGGATGCCTTCATAGAAATTTTTACAACCACTTAGGAGCTTCTCTGGATACCAGGAACAATGACATATAGTGTTGTGAGCAGTTCTACTACTTACTCTTATCATTTGTATTTCTATGTCCATTTTTGTATATGCTAGCTAGGTTGAAATACTGCCAAAGACTTAGAGTAGATGTGATTTTATTGTAGGGCATTGTTATAAGCCCAATTTTGCATTTAGGTAACCAGTGGGTGTTGGGTACCTTTGGGGGTAACACCCTTGCCTCTATATTGATCAGTGGTTGAAGTAGGCAATGTGTCCTATATTATTGCATTGACATAAACATCATTGGGGTAGATTGACCTTGCTTTTGCATATCTGGAGTTAAAGTAGGTGTAGGACTTGAACTGTTGATTGCAGTTGAAGACCATTATTAAGTAAATGCTAAGGTGAATGTGAGCATTACTCTGTGTATGTAGGTAGGTAACTTGCCAAAGCATGTATATCTTATGTTGTTGTGTATGTCTGCATTGTAAATTGGACTATTGGAGTGCTTTTCTACAGGATGGG encodes:
- the LOC122639183 gene encoding probable receptor-like protein kinase At1g30570, with product MHCTGLASLQKRLLKDIFKVDFDINHYHRGKKLIKRMLCKENVLLVLDDVDSKEQVDALANKHSWFGAGSRVIIITRDEHILNVAKVDKDKIYWPQVLNCAESLQLFSLHAFSMDEPPLEYVKLSHDMVLYSGGLPSILEVLGSYLLDISNKEEWKSTLRKLKTGQTSISSLASLRSKRKNTCPIKDNPLGWRPQLHGTIGISNTVARVSKVLEGCLDLNGFIASDIVGNKCFTTVEIRAGISKFTGGYLNPNDSTVTDRVDKRFRIAEIRAATKNFDESLVIGVGGFGRVYKGVMDDGTLAAFKRAKPQSIRGPAEFVIEVGMLSKLKHRDVVSMIGFCEEKNEMILVYEYMANGNLRNHLFRSDLPPLTWKQRLEICIGVARGLHYLHTGSEYGIIHRDVKPSNILLDENFVAKISDFGLSLTLDDTIFISIITGTFEYMAPEYICRGQLSKGSDVYSFGVVLFEIVLGRQCRRWRSLETIVDRRLEGNYSPKSLKKFGKIIKKCLAEKGENRPTMGEVLLDLEYVLQLHEKCFLLFDHSIGILLFDNLQNMNSGYLGKVVVSLFTRMVFLCFPCISARKERIYLPYDELECADLSEDDNSMGK